The proteins below come from a single Mucilaginibacter mali genomic window:
- the recG gene encoding ATP-dependent DNA helicase RecG yields MNQLFETPIEYLKGTGPARAEVLKKELGIYNFEDMLRHFPFKYIDRTRFYKIREINIEMPLVQVIARLTSKEIIGEKHTRRLVAQVQDDTGVMELVWFQGIKWVEKYLLVGKAYIIFGKPGSFNGKAQMAHPEIELYSPEALKRKGNATLQPVYNSTEKLKQYTLDSKGLQKLTAFLIEQHYKDIPENLPPYLINKLKLMSRADAYRHIHFPADAAELNEALRRLKFEELFFIQLKLLRNKLLRVQKFRGNVFDKVGHYFNEFYQHKLPFELTGAQKRVLKEIRQDTQRGVQMNRLLQGDVGSGKTIVALMSILLALDNGFQACFMAPTEILANQHFQTVKGVLGDDFINIALLTGSTKQKERTKIHRQLEDGSLHILFGTHALIEDKVQYKNLGFVVIDEQHRFGVEQRAKLWRKNVVPPHVLVMTATPIPRTLAMTLYGDLDVSVIDELPAGRKPIDTLHFYENQRLRMFGMMKEEIAKGRQIYVVYPLIQESEKLDLKNLADGIEVMSREFPLPQYRLSIVHGKMKAADKDIEMQRFVRGETHIMVATTVIEVGVNVPNASVMIIENAERFGLSQLHQLRGRVGRGAEQSYCILMSDVKLSRDGRIRLETMVRTNNGFEISETDLQLRGPGNIEGTQQSGVLDLKLADLAADQQLLLLARHTVEEIFEKDPQLAHPENHILHQAFMSKKDGLTWDKIS; encoded by the coding sequence GTGAACCAGCTATTTGAAACACCAATAGAGTATTTGAAAGGCACAGGCCCCGCCCGTGCCGAGGTGCTTAAAAAGGAGCTGGGCATTTACAATTTCGAGGATATGCTGCGGCATTTCCCCTTTAAATATATCGATCGTACCCGCTTTTATAAGATCAGGGAGATCAATATCGAAATGCCGCTGGTGCAGGTGATAGCCCGGTTAACCAGTAAGGAGATCATCGGCGAAAAACATACCCGCCGCCTGGTAGCCCAGGTTCAGGACGATACCGGCGTAATGGAGCTGGTATGGTTCCAGGGGATTAAATGGGTAGAGAAGTACCTGCTGGTGGGTAAAGCCTATATCATCTTCGGCAAACCGGGATCGTTTAACGGCAAGGCGCAAATGGCGCACCCGGAGATAGAACTTTACTCGCCCGAGGCCCTGAAACGCAAGGGCAATGCCACGCTGCAACCCGTATACAATTCTACCGAAAAGCTTAAGCAATACACGCTTGATAGCAAAGGCCTGCAAAAGCTTACCGCCTTCTTAATTGAGCAGCATTATAAGGATATCCCCGAAAACCTGCCGCCATATCTCATCAATAAATTAAAACTGATGAGCCGTGCCGATGCTTACCGCCACATCCATTTCCCGGCCGATGCGGCTGAGCTGAACGAGGCCTTACGACGGTTAAAGTTTGAAGAACTGTTTTTCATTCAGCTAAAATTGTTGCGTAATAAACTGCTGCGGGTGCAAAAATTCAGGGGGAATGTGTTTGATAAGGTAGGGCATTACTTTAATGAGTTTTATCAGCATAAATTACCCTTTGAACTAACCGGCGCGCAAAAACGGGTACTAAAGGAAATACGCCAGGATACCCAGCGCGGTGTGCAGATGAATCGCCTGCTGCAGGGCGATGTAGGCAGCGGCAAAACCATTGTAGCGCTGATGAGCATTTTGCTGGCGCTGGATAACGGTTTCCAGGCTTGCTTTATGGCGCCTACCGAAATTTTAGCCAATCAGCATTTTCAAACCGTGAAAGGGGTGTTGGGTGATGATTTTATCAATATCGCCCTGCTTACCGGGTCGACCAAACAAAAGGAACGCACTAAAATTCACCGGCAATTAGAGGATGGTTCGCTGCATATCCTGTTCGGTACACACGCGCTGATTGAGGACAAAGTGCAGTACAAAAACCTGGGCTTTGTAGTGATAGACGAGCAACACCGCTTTGGCGTGGAGCAGCGTGCCAAACTATGGCGCAAAAATGTAGTACCGCCTCATGTGCTGGTGATGACGGCTACCCCAATTCCCCGCACCCTGGCCATGACCTTGTACGGCGATCTGGACGTATCGGTAATTGATGAACTGCCCGCCGGGCGTAAACCCATCGACACCCTGCATTTTTACGAGAACCAGCGCCTGCGCATGTTTGGGATGATGAAGGAGGAGATTGCCAAAGGCCGACAGATCTATGTAGTATACCCGCTGATACAGGAAAGCGAAAAGCTTGACCTGAAAAATTTGGCAGATGGCATAGAGGTAATGTCGCGCGAGTTCCCGCTGCCGCAGTACCGTTTAAGTATCGTTCACGGCAAAATGAAGGCAGCTGATAAGGATATAGAAATGCAGCGCTTTGTACGTGGCGAAACCCATATTATGGTAGCCACAACCGTGATTGAAGTAGGCGTGAACGTGCCTAACGCCTCGGTAATGATCATCGAGAACGCCGAGCGCTTTGGCCTGTCGCAATTACATCAGCTAAGGGGCAGGGTAGGCCGTGGGGCCGAGCAATCCTATTGTATCCTGATGAGCGATGTTAAGCTTAGTCGCGATGGCCGCATCAGGCTGGAAACCATGGTGCGTACCAATAACGGCTTCGAAATATCTGAAACCGACCTGCAACTGCGCGGCCCCGGAAATATTGAGGGCACCCAGCAAAGTGGTGTATTAGACCTGAAACTGGCCGACCTGGCTGCCGACCAGCAATTGCTACTGCTGGCCCGCCACACTGTTGAAGAAATATTTGAGAAAGACCCCCAACTGGCCCATCCCGAAAACCACATCCTGCACCAGGCCTTTATGTCGAAAAAAGATGGGTTGACGTGGGATAAGATATCGTAA
- a CDS encoding M20/M25/M40 family metallo-hydrolase — MKKTLLSLSVLLLGFTAANAQSDTVMMRKIYDEALVNGQCYQNLRYLCKNIGGRLSGSANAQKAVEWGKKLMEGYGFDKVFLQEVMVPHWERGAKEQGYIISGTKKTPVAICALGMAVATPANGITASVVEVHSLQEVAALGEKGVKGKIVFYNRPFDPRYIETGGAYGTAGDQRRAGPSMAAKYGAVGVIVRSLTEANDDYPHTGTTQYSDDAPKIPAAAISTKAADKLSAMLKGGNIKFFFKQNCRMLPDVLSYNVVGQITGSENPNKFITVGGHFDSWDLAEGAHDDGTGVMQSVEVLRILKTLGYKPKNSVRAVFFMNEENGTKGGLKYAELAAANKEEHIAAIESDEGGFSPRGFTFDGLNAEQIKSLNKKYKGLFEPYEADRLVAGGSGSDVGPLRAVAPNAVLIGFRPDSQRYFDIHHTANDVFENVNKRELELGAATMASLVYLIDTRGF, encoded by the coding sequence ATGAAAAAAACCTTGTTATCCCTCTCTGTTTTATTATTAGGCTTTACAGCCGCCAACGCCCAGTCAGACACCGTGATGATGCGCAAAATATATGATGAAGCGCTGGTGAACGGCCAATGCTATCAAAACCTGCGTTATTTGTGTAAAAACATCGGCGGCCGCCTTAGTGGCTCGGCCAATGCGCAAAAGGCGGTGGAGTGGGGAAAAAAACTGATGGAAGGTTACGGCTTTGATAAGGTTTTTTTGCAGGAGGTGATGGTGCCACATTGGGAGCGCGGCGCTAAGGAGCAGGGTTATATCATCAGCGGGACTAAAAAAACACCGGTAGCTATCTGCGCGCTGGGTATGGCTGTGGCCACCCCGGCAAATGGTATTACGGCCAGTGTGGTTGAAGTACACAGCCTGCAGGAAGTGGCTGCCCTTGGCGAAAAAGGCGTGAAGGGAAAGATCGTTTTTTATAACCGCCCGTTCGATCCACGATATATTGAAACTGGTGGCGCTTATGGTACAGCCGGCGATCAGCGCCGCGCGGGGCCGTCCATGGCTGCAAAGTATGGAGCCGTTGGTGTAATTGTGCGTTCGCTAACCGAAGCTAACGATGATTACCCGCATACCGGCACCACCCAATACAGCGATGACGCGCCGAAGATCCCGGCCGCGGCCATATCAACCAAAGCAGCCGATAAGCTAAGCGCTATGCTAAAAGGTGGTAATATCAAATTCTTCTTTAAGCAAAACTGCCGCATGCTGCCTGATGTGCTGTCGTATAACGTAGTTGGGCAGATCACCGGCAGCGAAAACCCGAATAAGTTTATCACCGTTGGCGGCCACTTCGATTCGTGGGATCTGGCTGAGGGGGCGCATGATGATGGCACGGGCGTAATGCAGTCGGTAGAGGTGTTGCGTATTTTAAAAACTCTGGGTTATAAGCCTAAAAATTCGGTAAGGGCGGTATTTTTTATGAATGAAGAGAATGGCACCAAAGGTGGCTTAAAATACGCCGAACTTGCCGCCGCCAATAAAGAAGAGCATATTGCTGCTATTGAAAGCGATGAAGGCGGCTTTAGTCCGCGTGGCTTTACGTTTGACGGGCTTAACGCCGAGCAGATAAAAAGCTTGAATAAAAAATACAAAGGCCTGTTTGAACCTTATGAAGCCGACAGGCTGGTAGCCGGCGGCAGCGGGTCGGATGTTGGTCCGCTGAGGGCTGTGGCCCCTAACGCGGTGCTGATCGGTTTCCGTCCCGATTCACAGCGCTATTTTGATATCCACCACACGGCCAACGATGTGTTTGAGAACGTGAACAAGCGCGAACTGGAGCTGGGCGCTGCTACCATGGCATCGCTGGTGTATTTGATTGATACGAGAGGTTTTTAA
- a CDS encoding MFS transporter — MSDEGNSQPKKDSFAALRYKDFRSYLGMRFFFTFAYQMQTTVLGFYIYQLTHSTVNIALIGLSEVIPAVGIALYGGYIADKYEKRKMLLLIFTGVLISSLVMGFVTLNSMSPHIQISWILTAIYAMIFCNGVARAFYGPATFIVYSNSIPRKIYPNASTWSSSSWQLASILGPLTGGFLYGFAGKIIPGLAGITANFAIIVLFLMIALVLVFRLRTYPPTFVPKENIWKSLSAGLNFVFTNKMMFYAMSLDLFSVLFGGMIALLPVFALDILKVGSEGLGIMRMASSLGAALTMITMVRYSPMNRPWRNLLIAVAGFGACIIGFGLSHIFYLSLVFLFLQGAFDSVSVIIRGTIMQLLTPDDMRGRVSAVNQMFISSSNEFGDFESGMAAKYLGTIPSVLFGGCMTIAVVTFTFFKTRKMIPLKLEEIHMPKKEEPVAPPAEG; from the coding sequence GTGTCCGACGAAGGTAATAGTCAGCCTAAAAAAGATTCATTTGCAGCCCTGCGGTATAAGGATTTCCGCTCGTACCTGGGCATGCGCTTCTTTTTTACATTCGCATATCAAATGCAAACCACCGTATTGGGTTTCTACATTTACCAGTTAACCCATAGTACGGTAAACATAGCCCTTATTGGTTTAAGTGAGGTGATACCGGCCGTAGGTATTGCCCTGTATGGCGGTTATATTGCCGATAAGTACGAGAAGCGCAAGATGCTGCTGCTGATATTTACGGGTGTGCTTATCTCATCGCTGGTGATGGGCTTTGTTACGCTGAACAGCATGAGCCCGCATATACAAATCAGTTGGATACTGACAGCCATATATGCCATGATATTTTGCAATGGCGTAGCGCGCGCATTTTATGGGCCGGCTACATTTATTGTTTACTCTAACAGTATCCCGCGCAAAATTTACCCCAATGCCAGTACCTGGAGTAGTTCCAGCTGGCAGCTGGCCTCGATATTAGGGCCGTTGACGGGTGGCTTTTTATATGGCTTTGCCGGTAAGATCATCCCCGGCCTGGCAGGTATTACGGCCAACTTCGCCATTATTGTTTTGTTCTTGATGATAGCGCTGGTGCTGGTTTTCAGACTGCGCACCTACCCGCCGACTTTTGTGCCGAAAGAGAACATCTGGAAAAGCCTTTCGGCTGGGCTAAACTTTGTGTTTACCAATAAAATGATGTTTTATGCCATGAGCCTCGACTTGTTTTCAGTGCTGTTTGGCGGTATGATAGCCCTGCTGCCGGTGTTCGCGCTGGATATTTTAAAGGTGGGATCGGAGGGATTAGGTATTATGCGTATGGCCTCGTCGCTGGGCGCGGCATTGACCATGATCACCATGGTGCGTTATTCGCCTATGAACCGCCCGTGGCGCAACCTGCTGATAGCGGTTGCCGGTTTCGGCGCCTGTATTATTGGCTTTGGACTTTCGCATATCTTCTATCTTTCGCTGGTATTCCTGTTTTTACAGGGGGCGTTTGATAGCGTAAGTGTGATCATCCGCGGTACTATTATGCAATTGCTTACACCTGATGATATGCGGGGCAGGGTATCGGCCGTGAACCAGATGTTCATCAGTTCATCAAACGAGTTTGGCGATTTTGAATCGGGGATGGCGGCCAAGTACCTGGGTACTATACCGTCGGTGTTGTTTGGCGGGTGCATGACCATTGCTGTGGTTACCTTTACTTTTTTTAAGACGCGTAAAATGATACCGCTGAAACTGGAAGAGATCCATATGCCTAAAAAGGAAGAACCGGTAGCGCCGCCTGCGGAGGGGTAG
- a CDS encoding ammonium transporter → MKKIIPFAILVVVVILAFIYPGNVAAAKPGVFDKADTAWLLISTALVLLMTPGLAFFYGGMVRKKNVISTMLQSFVCMGLITIIWVVFGFSLAFGEDVGGMGLVGSPKSFFMMQNTTGVLWGTIPVILFAMFQLKFAVITPALITGAFAERIRFNSYLIFITLFIVIIYIPLAHATWHPQGMFFKMGVLDFAGGTVVHMSAGWAALASALYLKKRNEVEEAHTPARISYVILGTGLLWFGWFGFNAGSALGANDLASTALATTTTASAAAAMSWIFFDILRGKKPSALGACIGAVVGLVAVTPAAGFITVSSSLIVGIVSAVVSNLMVIWRSKTSIDDTLDVFPCHGVGGMMGMLLTGMLSTKSVNAAGAEGLFFGETTLFITHLKALVIVSVFAFFGSLLLLKITDLISPLRVTPEEEVMGLDISQHDEEL, encoded by the coding sequence ATGAAAAAAATTATACCATTCGCCATACTTGTTGTGGTTGTTATACTCGCCTTTATATATCCCGGCAACGTGGCAGCTGCCAAACCGGGCGTATTTGACAAAGCCGATACCGCATGGCTGCTGATCTCGACAGCGCTGGTATTATTAATGACACCCGGCCTGGCCTTTTTTTACGGTGGTATGGTGCGCAAAAAAAACGTGATCTCTACTATGCTGCAAAGCTTTGTATGTATGGGCCTCATCACCATTATATGGGTGGTGTTTGGTTTTAGCCTTGCCTTTGGCGAAGATGTTGGCGGCATGGGCCTGGTAGGCAGCCCTAAGTCGTTCTTCATGATGCAGAATACGACAGGTGTACTTTGGGGCACTATCCCGGTAATCCTGTTTGCTATGTTCCAGTTAAAATTTGCGGTTATTACGCCGGCACTGATCACCGGGGCCTTTGCCGAGCGTATCCGCTTCAATTCATATTTAATCTTCATTACCCTGTTTATTGTCATCATCTACATTCCGTTGGCTCACGCTACCTGGCACCCGCAAGGCATGTTCTTCAAAATGGGCGTGCTTGATTTTGCCGGCGGTACCGTGGTACACATGTCGGCCGGCTGGGCGGCTTTGGCATCGGCTTTATATCTTAAAAAACGTAACGAGGTTGAAGAGGCGCATACACCGGCCCGCATCAGCTATGTAATATTGGGTACAGGGTTACTGTGGTTTGGCTGGTTTGGCTTTAACGCCGGTTCTGCCTTAGGCGCAAACGATCTGGCCTCTACTGCTTTGGCAACCACTACCACCGCTTCGGCTGCCGCCGCCATGTCGTGGATCTTTTTCGATATCCTGCGTGGCAAAAAACCATCGGCTTTGGGCGCCTGTATCGGCGCTGTAGTTGGTTTGGTTGCTGTTACACCTGCTGCCGGTTTCATTACTGTGTCAAGCTCACTTATCGTTGGTATCGTATCGGCCGTAGTAAGTAACCTGATGGTGATCTGGCGTTCAAAAACCTCTATTGATGATACGCTGGACGTATTCCCATGCCACGGTGTTGGCGGTATGATGGGTATGCTGTTAACCGGTATGCTATCAACCAAAAGTGTTAACGCTGCCGGTGCCGAGGGCTTATTTTTTGGCGAAACCACGTTGTTCATCACCCACCTTAAAGCGCTGGTTATTGTATCGGTATTCGCGTTCTTCGGTTCGTTATTGCTATTAAAGATAACCGACCTGATCAGCCCGCTGCGTGTTACCCCTGAAGAAGAAGTAATGGGCCTGGATATCAGCCAGCACGACGAGGAATTATAA
- a CDS encoding outer membrane beta-barrel family protein produces MKNIYLLIVFIAVLAVNKAVGQSVPTGARISGKLVDANTGEVIDFATVALYKVGNDNMFKGTSSNDGGVFNLFSVPFGQYSLRISFVGYEKQSIDRIELDATHMVFNVGTVKLKPSGNALSEVVISDKKPQVEYGADQITYNVSESLQAEGAVATDILKNVPMVNVDINGNATIAGKRNTRIFIDGKPSDYMTANITDLLNVLPSDAIDKIEVMTNPPVKYSADGEGIINIVLKKGFKVGLNGTFAITGGSLGNYNINSYASYRTKTLSINSSYAFGESQNIGNSYSLRKNFFPDTLFYRNNYSGRDGNNFGHNFRTGANWDIDSTQNIRISTNLNFNRAGNLSYTDYHYLDNLAVESNLNKQNNSNHSNSFNYVMNADYTWKMSKSGEQLEASAMYSANSSGNNRFLARDYLDGNGLPISSKSPLEQTYDIDGANHGFEFKLDYDKPLKKPKNSISLGMDANLRTNDNDQEVNNYNFITKQYLTNTGLTNRFVFNSNIYSAYASLNLHTTNNWSFRIGGRGELTDMGFTLSSLAQKFNIKPYVNLFPNLSASRMFKEKYTVGLSYSERIARPREFALNPQIETQDSTNISFGNPNLHPSHTQQLDLSFGMFQKMWSIYPRLGYSSTSSIIERLTTVSPTGVSQSTYDNLASSQYYTVNVYGNYRPTKKITLNGGGTVGKVVYETTSVNAVSRNGYSINGRVGMTMDLPQRLAFEGNMSYYSNSSAQGRNAGSVSTSFGMRKVFMKNKLKLRMMAVNPFSNSNSITYTDGINFTRESFNSTRTRNFSMTISYNFTKVGRNTLEKNRKKDEPVPNIQP; encoded by the coding sequence TTGAAAAACATCTACTTACTTATTGTATTTATTGCGGTATTGGCTGTAAATAAGGCCGTAGGGCAGTCTGTTCCTACCGGCGCGCGTATCAGCGGCAAACTGGTTGATGCCAATACCGGCGAAGTGATCGACTTTGCCACCGTGGCCCTTTATAAGGTGGGCAACGATAATATGTTTAAAGGTACATCAAGCAATGATGGCGGCGTGTTTAACCTGTTTAGCGTACCCTTTGGCCAATACAGCCTGCGCATATCATTTGTTGGTTACGAAAAACAAAGTATAGACCGCATTGAGCTGGATGCCACTCATATGGTGTTTAATGTAGGGACTGTTAAATTGAAACCCAGCGGCAATGCCTTATCTGAAGTGGTGATATCCGACAAAAAGCCCCAGGTAGAATACGGTGCCGACCAGATCACTTATAACGTGAGCGAAAGCCTGCAGGCCGAAGGTGCTGTAGCTACCGATATCCTGAAGAACGTACCGATGGTGAACGTGGACATTAACGGCAACGCCACCATTGCCGGTAAGCGTAACACCCGTATCTTCATCGATGGCAAGCCATCGGACTATATGACGGCCAACATTACCGACTTGCTGAACGTGCTGCCCAGCGACGCGATAGATAAAATAGAGGTAATGACCAACCCGCCGGTAAAATACTCGGCCGATGGGGAAGGGATCATCAACATTGTTTTGAAAAAGGGTTTTAAGGTGGGATTGAACGGTACATTCGCTATTACAGGTGGATCGCTGGGGAATTATAATATCAACAGCTACGCATCATACCGTACCAAAACTTTATCCATCAACTCCAGCTATGCCTTTGGCGAAAGTCAGAATATCGGCAACAGTTACTCGCTACGAAAAAATTTCTTTCCCGATACCCTGTTTTATCGCAACAATTACAGCGGGCGCGATGGGAATAACTTCGGGCATAACTTCCGTACGGGGGCTAATTGGGATATCGACAGTACACAGAACATCCGCATCTCCACCAACCTTAATTTTAACCGGGCAGGAAACCTATCGTATACCGATTACCATTACCTGGATAACCTGGCTGTGGAAAGCAACCTGAACAAGCAGAACAACAGCAATCACAGCAACTCGTTCAACTATGTAATGAATGCCGATTACACCTGGAAGATGAGTAAAAGCGGCGAACAACTGGAGGCCAGCGCCATGTACAGCGCTAATTCATCGGGCAATAACCGTTTCCTGGCGCGCGATTATTTAGATGGCAACGGCCTGCCCATCAGCAGTAAAAGCCCGCTGGAGCAAACTTATGATATTGATGGCGCTAACCACGGCTTTGAGTTTAAACTGGATTATGATAAGCCCCTGAAGAAACCCAAAAACAGCATCAGCCTGGGGATGGATGCCAACCTGCGCACCAATGATAACGACCAGGAGGTGAATAATTACAACTTCATTACCAAACAATATTTAACCAATACGGGTCTCACCAATCGCTTTGTGTTCAATTCCAACATCTATTCGGCTTATGCCAGTTTAAATTTGCATACTACCAATAACTGGTCGTTTAGGATTGGCGGCCGCGGCGAGCTGACCGATATGGGCTTCACGCTGTCGTCGCTGGCGCAAAAGTTTAATATCAAGCCTTATGTTAACCTGTTCCCCAACCTCTCGGCCAGCCGCATGTTTAAGGAGAAATATACTGTTGGTTTAAGCTACAGCGAACGCATTGCCCGCCCGCGCGAATTTGCCCTGAACCCGCAGATAGAAACGCAGGACTCGACCAATATAAGCTTTGGTAACCCTAACCTGCACCCATCGCACACACAGCAACTGGACCTGAGCTTTGGTATGTTCCAAAAAATGTGGTCGATATACCCGCGCCTGGGTTACTCCAGTACCAGCAGCATTATTGAAAGGCTGACCACGGTTAGTCCAACCGGTGTATCGCAAAGTACGTACGATAATTTGGCCAGCAGCCAGTATTATACCGTGAATGTTTACGGCAACTACCGGCCCACAAAAAAGATCACGCTGAACGGCGGCGGAACGGTAGGCAAGGTGGTTTATGAAACTACATCGGTGAACGCGGTATCGCGCAATGGTTATAGCATTAATGGCAGGGTAGGGATGACGATGGATTTGCCGCAGCGCCTGGCCTTTGAGGGCAATATGAGCTATTATAGCAACAGCTCGGCGCAGGGGCGTAATGCAGGGTCGGTAAGTACCAGCTTTGGCATGCGTAAGGTGTTTATGAAGAACAAGCTGAAGCTGCGCATGATGGCCGTGAATCCCTTCAGCAACAGTAACAGCATTACCTATACCGATGGTATTAACTTTACCCGCGAGAGCTTTAACAGCACCCGTACCCGTAATTTCAGCATGACCATCAGTTATAACTTTACCAAGGTTGGGCGCAATACTTTAGAGAAGAACCGCAAAAAGGACGAGCCTGTGCCGAATATACAGCCCTGA
- the holA gene encoding DNA polymerase III subunit delta, with amino-acid sequence MTAPEILKDLRNRKYKPLYLLHGDEPYFIDEVSNYIEHELLPPAEKGFNQTVMYGKDTDIMTVLNAAKRYPMMADYQVVLVKEAQDMKWGRDDDDKKTLNPVLSYLENPLPTTILVFCYKYGKFDKRKKTYKAIEKNGLVFESGTLYDNKIPGWIEGYVAEKKYKLSGQASAMLAEYLGNDLSKIANELDKLMLNVEQGQEITLKSIQDNIGISKEYNVFELQTALARKDAYKVNQIINYFEANPKANPIVLVLGNLNNYFTKVLSYHYLKDKSQQNAAKELGISPFFVKDYEAAARSFNYAKTMDIISALREYDLKSKGVESTAPHGELMKELMFRILH; translated from the coding sequence ATGACCGCGCCAGAGATACTTAAAGACCTGCGAAACCGCAAATACAAGCCCTTGTACCTGCTGCATGGCGACGAGCCTTATTTTATAGATGAGGTGAGTAACTACATTGAGCATGAATTGCTCCCGCCGGCCGAAAAGGGCTTTAATCAAACGGTGATGTATGGCAAAGATACTGATATTATGACGGTACTGAACGCCGCCAAGCGCTACCCTATGATGGCCGACTACCAGGTAGTGCTGGTAAAGGAGGCACAGGATATGAAATGGGGCCGCGATGATGATGACAAGAAAACGCTGAACCCCGTACTAAGCTACCTGGAAAACCCGCTACCCACCACCATACTGGTGTTTTGTTACAAGTACGGCAAGTTTGATAAGCGTAAAAAAACCTACAAGGCAATTGAGAAGAATGGCTTGGTATTTGAATCGGGGACTTTGTATGATAACAAGATACCCGGCTGGATAGAGGGCTACGTGGCCGAAAAGAAATATAAGCTGAGCGGACAGGCATCGGCCATGCTGGCCGAATACCTGGGCAACGACCTCTCTAAAATTGCCAACGAGCTGGATAAACTGATGCTGAACGTGGAGCAGGGGCAGGAAATTACACTGAAGAGCATTCAGGATAACATCGGCATCAGCAAAGAGTATAACGTGTTTGAGCTGCAAACCGCGCTGGCCCGCAAGGATGCCTATAAGGTAAACCAGATCATCAATTACTTCGAGGCCAATCCCAAGGCCAACCCCATTGTGCTGGTGCTGGGTAACCTGAACAACTACTTTACCAAGGTGCTGAGTTATCATTACCTGAAGGATAAATCGCAGCAGAACGCCGCTAAGGAATTAGGCATCAGTCCATTTTTTGTGAAGGATTATGAGGCCGCCGCCCGGAGCTTTAACTACGCCAAAACTATGGATATCATCAGCGCCCTGCGCGAATACGATCTGAAAAGCAAGGGCGTAGAATCAACCGCGCCGCACGGCGAGTTGATGAAGGAGTTGATGTTTAGGATACTGCATTAA